The nucleotide window atttatattttaaaatttaataattttacaaaatatttaaatgatatttgtttaaaatataatatataaaattataaatattattataaaagggCTATTTTTTAACTAGCAAAGCCAATGTGACTATACAGCCTTCAAATGTCAATTTCGCTAATTTCTTTGAAATCCAAGGCCACTCTTCTAAGAAGTCATGCATATAAGGATTCTCCCAGTTTCCCACCATATGCATATTCCACATATACCTTTTCTTCCactccctccctctctctctctcacattcTCTTGCAACTGCAACAGACTAAAAAATGAGAGGGGCTATCTTGTTGTCGGTGCTACTGTTTGCCACCTGCCAATTTTCCTTATCCATCAGAGACGGTAAGCTTTTAAAACTGAACATGCTTTATACTCAGAATGCACCGCTTTCTGAGGAAACCCAGATCAAGAAATGCCTGTTGGCACCTGATAATTTATTAAGAAGTTCAATTCATAAGTGTTTATGACTACCTAATTAGtgttcattcttttttttttttttgccgtgTTCTTATCTAGGATCAAGAATATAAATGGAGGTGGCAACTAGTTTTTGTTTTTGAAGCTGTATTTAAGATTATATTTCTCAAATAACCTTTCTTTATGGTGTAATTTTATTTGATTCTTTCTTTGGTGGAGAGGTCTTCCTACTCAACTAGTGATCCATCTTCTTGGCCTTTACTATAGTTGACAGAGAGCTCTGCACAGCTCTCTGCCAGGTTTAAAGGCTTTTTCACTCGTCATGTAAACTTCCTATGCTCCTGATTAGTTCATTTTGAATTGCACATATACCTTGATTTGTATCCAAATCCTGTGATGAGACTGAGGTTTTACCCTATCTTCATTTGCTGCTGTACGAGTAGATTGGACCACTTCATTGATGTCTCTTTGCAATTGCAGGTTGAGCCACCAGTGATGCACATGTTGAGATCTGGTTAGAGCTAAAAAAAAAGATCTGTCTTGACAGAGAAAGGGATTTTTCTTTGCCTGAAATCCAAAACATAAGTTATATGGCGGGACTCATCCCTATTTAATAGGCAGTCCTATATGTTTATGTGTTTGTGTGTATCGGGCTTAGGCAATAATTTTCTAGTATCAAAGTTATTATTTATCAGCTTACTAAAAGTAGCAGAATTCCAATACTCTTCATCATGGCCAAAACTGGCATATGGAACACCATGTGAGGGGAAAAAACAATGTTCTGTTATAGAGTTTTCAGGCTGATGAATTCATTTTGGCATCTTTGAAAACTTAAATTATACTTCTTTTAATTGGCTTATTACCATAAATTTTTGTTGATCATGTTCTACTTGTAAAAACTGTAAATTCTAATGCAGGATTAGTTAAAAATGGCAACTTCGAGCTCGGCCCAAAGCCATCGGAAATGAATGGCACGCATGTTATAGTTCCCACAGCCATACCAGAATGGAAGATTTCTGGGTTCGTAGAGTACATAAAATCAGGGCAAAAGCAAGGGGACATGTTGCTGGTGGTGCCAGAAGGAGCCTATGCAGTTAGACTTGGAAACGAGGCATCAATTAAACAGGTTCTAAGAGTTATAAAGGGCATGTACTATTCAATTACGTTTAGTGCTGCTAGAACTTGTGCACAAGAGGAGAAATTGAACATTTCGGTGTCCCCTGATTGGGGTGTTCTGCCAATGCAAACAATGTATAGTAGTAATGGGTGGGACTCCTATGCTTGGGCCTTTCAAGCTGAGTTCCCTGTGGTGGATCTTGTCATACATAATCCGGGAGTTGAAGAAGATCCTGCTTGCGGTCCTCTTATTGATTCTGTCGCCATTAGAGCTCTGTTTCCTCCCAGACCAAATAACGGTAAGTTCTCTATCGATACTAAATCATTATATCATTTCACTCAAGGGCCGTCAACTGACAAATTTCTTTGTTACATTGAGCAGAGAACATACTGAAAAATGGAGGTTTTGAAGAAGGTCCGTATTTGTTTCCCAACACATCTTGGGGTGTGTTAATCCCACCAAACATTGAAGACGATCACTCTCCTCTTCCAGGGTGGATGGTAGAATCCCTCAAAGCAGTCAAGTACATAGACTCAGGTCATTTTTCTGTCCCTCAGGGGAGACGAGCCGTAGAACTTGTAGCAGGGAAAGAAAGTGCCATTGCCCAAATAGCCAGAACCATCATTGGCAAAACCTATACCCTTTCCTTCGCAGTTGGTGATGCGAGCAACTCCTGCGAAGGTTCCATGGTGGTAGAGGCTTTCGCAGGGAAGGAAACACTCAAAGTGCCTTACGAATCAAAGGGCAAAGGTGGGTTCAAGCGTGCAGTGCTTAGATTTGTTGCTATTTCTAACAGAACAAGGATTATGTTCTATAGCACATTTTACACCATGAGAAGTGATGATTTCTCCTCCCTTTGTGGACCTGTTCTTGACGATGTGAAGTTGTTAAGCGTTCGTAATCCACGAAGAATGCTATAATGAAGTAATTAATTACCAAGAATGTGATTTTGTTACATAAAGAGAAGCCAGCAGTACGGTGTACGAGTTTTCTGTGTGAGTTATTAGCAATAtataatatcaaaaaaaaaaaaaagaatatacataaatatataccaATGTAAGGATACTTATGGTATGTGATTTTATGAAGTGGTAATGTATTTCATTAGTAGTATAATAAACAAGGAAAAGTTCCACTAAAGTTTCTTCAATTCACGAAAATTCTCCATGTTTGTCTAATTAttcctatttaattttatttaaataaattttaaaatttttttaagtagATTCGATTTACCACGTCACTTATGTTTCATTGGTTTCATTTTCATCCACTCTCTTATTACTAAAAAGTGTGTGCTTGATAATTTAGTGTCTGATATTGAGTATAGGAAGGCAAAATTATTTTCCTGaatgaaaatataattttaaatgttattgaaaaaaatattttgaaaaaactattttattattttaatatttttattattaaaatttattaaatttaattttaaattattttttaatattttttaattaatatatttaaaaaataatttttcagtttcaATAATAATACCAAATAAACTTTTAATCTCTTGATTGCAATCCAGCTTTGTAATCGTTTCATTGTCCATTTAAAGGCTTGAATTGTAATTCtatctttgaaaaaaaatttatggtAATACAATTATGActaaatatatgatttaattttaattttttattttatatttatttaattatatataaatttgaattatataattaaaaattttaacaaggcCTAGTTAGATCCATGGACAATTGGGTCCATTAAGGAGAACCCGAATCCAGCCCATTATAGAACCCCTGAGCCCGATTCAAAACCCTAAAGGCCCAACCTTTCAAGTCCGAAACCATAAACCAAAACTCCAATCAACACGTGGAAATGACGCGAGCCAAACTTGGGCGGATTACTTTGACTAACTAAAATGGGACGGTCCAGAGAGTCGCGTCACTTTTAAGCCACATGAGAAGTTTTAAAAAAAGGAGAATTAAATCCCCTGCAGCACAACATAAACACAAACCAATCATTCACCGTAACAACTAGATACATGATCCAGATCAGCTCAATTCTGTGCACCACACAGCAGGCGATTCAATTTCAAAACAAATTAGGGTCTCCTTAAACCTGCTCTTTTTAAACCCCAGTTACGCATTTTGGCcattctctctgtctctctctctctctatctcttctTGCTCTCTACTACTTAACGAATTCAAGTCTCCATTTACGAGCTTAGGGGAAAATGGTAAAGTCTACTGCCGCTGTCGATCTCTCTGCGATTCATTGTTCTTATCTAGATCTTGATCTGTACCGCAATTTTTGGTTTTCGCTACTTTCGCCCTCTATTGTTTCCTACGATCTAGTACTGTGTCGCTTGGGAAATCGTTTTTTTCATTAGACAGatgctttttatttatttatttaagtgtATGGAAATGGGGTTTCTTATTATAATGGTAACTTCGATTTCTTTTTATGGGTTGTAGGCTTTACCAAATCAGCAGACTGTGGATTATCCAAGCTTCAAGCTTGTGATTGTTGGCGATGGTGGTACAGgtatattttttttgtttatctTGTTTTACCCAATTGCTGAGTTTTCTTTTAGGTTAATCTGTATTTCATGTCTTATAAACACTCTGTTTGTTTAGTGGGGTCTTTTGTTTGTTAGGAACTGTAGTCGATTTTGTGGTATTTAAGTTGGTTTTTTCGAGCTACTTCTTGTGATACTTGGTCATGTCTTTTGGTGTAGCATTGTTTCCACATTTGGGGTATTGAAATTTTTGGGATTTAACTTTTGAAGTATGATTTTATGTTTAGCTTTAGATGATTTGCCTTTTGATTGTGAGTTGCAGGGAAAACTACCTTCGTGAAAAGGCATCTTACAGGCGAGTTTGAGAAGAAATATGAACGTAAGAAAGTGCCTTCTTTGTTTCAGTTCATTTTCGTATTTTAGTGTTTTGGTTATTATTGTTATGCTGCTTTTCCACCAGTGGAGGCTGGGATGAAAAACTATGGGCATtttctgttatgtgtttgaaaTTATCTTTCTTTGTAAATGCAGCAACGATTGGCGTGGAAGTTCATCCCTTGGACTTCTTTACCAACTGTGGGAAAATCCGATTCTACTGCTGGGACACAGCTGGACAAGAGAAGTTTGGTGGGCTTAGAGATGGATACTAGTGAGTAATTAGTGCCTTCTTCCCCCCAAGCTCATTGCTTGAATAGTTGTGTGTGGATAATAACCTTTTGATTTTATTAAGCAACTAATGTTTCCTACAAATTAACGTAAGGCCTTCCTGCCTTTTATCTTCTCTTAGTACAATCTCTTAGATTTTACAGTCCATTTTTACATCTCCATAATCAACTTCAACAAAATTTCGATTTGAACGTTTCCACCCCAATAATGCATTCCCAAAGTTTGAGAAATTCCCTCATTTCCAGGTTTGTTTCATTTTTTTGGTTGGTGAAGCCTGTCTGTTCAGTGCAGGACAAGGTTCCAACAGCTTTTAAATGTCACTTTTTACTGTTGTGTTT belongs to Hevea brasiliensis isolate MT/VB/25A 57/8 chromosome 4, ASM3005281v1, whole genome shotgun sequence and includes:
- the LOC110654068 gene encoding protein DUF642 L-GALACTONO-1,4-LACTONE-RESPONSIVE GENE 2-like; this translates as MRGAILLSVLLFATCQFSLSIRDGLVKNGNFELGPKPSEMNGTHVIVPTAIPEWKISGFVEYIKSGQKQGDMLLVVPEGAYAVRLGNEASIKQVLRVIKGMYYSITFSAARTCAQEEKLNISVSPDWGVLPMQTMYSSNGWDSYAWAFQAEFPVVDLVIHNPGVEEDPACGPLIDSVAIRALFPPRPNNENILKNGGFEEGPYLFPNTSWGVLIPPNIEDDHSPLPGWMVESLKAVKYIDSGHFSVPQGRRAVELVAGKESAIAQIARTIIGKTYTLSFAVGDASNSCEGSMVVEAFAGKETLKVPYESKGKGGFKRAVLRFVAISNRTRIMFYSTFYTMRSDDFSSLCGPVLDDVKLLSVRNPRRML